In the Alteromonas sp. M12 genome, one interval contains:
- a CDS encoding PEP-CTERM sorting domain-containing protein (PEP-CTERM proteins occur, often in large numbers, in the proteomes of bacteria that also encode an exosortase, a predicted intramembrane cysteine proteinase. The presence of a PEP-CTERM domain at a protein's C-terminus predicts cleavage within the sorting domain, followed by covalent anchoring to some some component of the (usually Gram-negative) cell surface. Many PEP-CTERM proteins exhibit an unusual sequence composition that includes large numbers of potential glycosylation sites. Expression of one such protein has been shown restore the ability of a bacterium to form floc, a type of biofilm.) has translation MINRFSKLSIGGAILACSTAASANLINLFETQRETDFAYAGVGGLRGTGVGDIALSGVSGTVSQAYLYWHGPTSSSDSTFNANVMFNGSAISGTNIGFSDDNFWGQDNSQAYRADVTGLVSGDGTYALSGFSPDNSNGASLVVYYDDGDTTNNRDIVTFDGNDANFPNSYDPDGWDVTLPGINYSGGTASLVMGVSDGQDFGIGNDGQFFINGVDIAGLFDGASVPATPGSSVGNGGLWDLVEIDITSFLSLGSNTINLTHSGFQDALSAVHFHVNLPAGAAPSDPGQVPEPGVLLLLASGLLMLKRRK, from the coding sequence ATGATAAATCGTTTCTCTAAACTCAGTATAGGGGGGGCTATATTGGCTTGCAGTACGGCTGCTTCAGCTAATTTAATCAACCTATTCGAAACTCAACGTGAAACCGATTTCGCCTATGCTGGCGTAGGGGGATTGCGTGGCACAGGAGTAGGTGATATTGCACTATCTGGTGTGTCAGGCACGGTCAGTCAAGCCTATCTATACTGGCATGGTCCTACATCATCAAGCGATTCAACATTTAATGCTAACGTTATGTTCAATGGCAGTGCTATTTCAGGCACTAATATCGGTTTTTCTGATGATAATTTCTGGGGACAGGATAACAGCCAAGCCTACCGCGCGGATGTGACTGGCTTAGTCAGTGGCGATGGTACCTATGCTTTGTCAGGATTCTCGCCTGACAATTCAAATGGAGCATCTTTGGTCGTTTATTACGACGATGGTGATACCACAAACAACAGAGATATAGTGACATTCGATGGCAATGATGCGAATTTCCCAAACTCTTATGATCCTGATGGATGGGACGTGACTTTGCCTGGTATTAATTATTCTGGTGGAACCGCTTCTCTAGTAATGGGGGTAAGTGATGGACAAGATTTTGGGATAGGCAACGATGGCCAATTTTTCATTAATGGCGTTGATATCGCAGGTCTTTTCGATGGCGCTTCAGTTCCCGCTACACCTGGCTCATCGGTAGGTAATGGCGGTCTTTGGGATTTAGTTGAGATTGATATAACGTCTTTCTTATCATTAGGCAGCAATACTATTAACTTGACCCATAGTGGCTTTCAAGATGCACTGAGCGCTGTTCACTTTCATGTGAATTTACCAGCCGGTGCTGCACCATCGGACCCAGGTCAAGTGCCTGAACCAGGCGTTTTATTGCTGTTAGCATCCGGTTTATTGATGCTTAAACGCCGTAAATAG
- a CDS encoding HAMP domain-containing sensor histidine kinase, whose protein sequence is MTAKEQQLIDFSTVLAAAVHDMKSSLNLLQQSIDGLNKTITADNHSAQQFLSTAHYESSRLNTGLVQLLSLYRAEMENLPINEDECFIDDLLENIFITHEHYLGHRNMTLEIEQTPGLVRYLDQDLITLLLNDILVNAIRYGSKKLRVSAYEQDDWLYIKVEDDGEGYPCKMLANNELKMQDFKISNGRTGLGLFFARLIASAHRRGDKKGEIALSNGGNLGGSVFTLKLP, encoded by the coding sequence GTGACAGCAAAAGAGCAACAATTGATTGACTTTTCGACGGTACTGGCTGCGGCAGTGCACGATATGAAAAGCTCACTAAATCTTTTACAACAATCTATTGATGGTCTTAATAAAACCATCACAGCAGATAATCACTCAGCTCAGCAATTTTTATCGACAGCTCACTATGAATCTTCACGCTTAAATACGGGTTTAGTACAACTTTTGTCTTTATATAGGGCGGAAATGGAAAATCTGCCGATAAATGAAGATGAGTGTTTTATTGACGATTTATTAGAAAATATTTTTATTACCCATGAGCACTACCTGGGACATAGAAATATGACGCTGGAAATCGAACAAACTCCGGGACTAGTGCGTTATTTAGACCAAGATTTAATTACTCTTTTGTTAAATGACATTTTGGTCAATGCTATACGATACGGCAGTAAGAAATTGCGAGTTTCGGCTTATGAACAGGATGATTGGTTATACATCAAAGTCGAAGACGATGGTGAAGGTTATCCTTGTAAAATGTTAGCCAACAATGAACTCAAAATGCAGGATTTTAAAATAAGTAATGGGCGAACAGGTTTAGGATTGTTTTTTGCCAGATTGATAGCTTCTGCTCACCGTCGAGGTGATAAAAAAGGCGAAATAGCGTTATCTAATGGCGGAAATTTAGGCGGCAGTGTATTTACACTTAAGTTGCCTTAA
- a CDS encoding rhodanese-related sulfurtransferase has translation MSKFIVCAMYKFVALENYKEMRQPLIDVLESHNIKGTLLLASEGINGTVSGTREAIDSLIAYLNSDPRINPISCKESLDDVQPFYRTKVKLKKEIVTMGVEGIDPKRTVGTYVKPADWNALISDPEVLLIDTRNDYEIEIGTFENAVNPKTDSFREFPQYVADNLDPKKHKKVAMFCTGGIRCEKSTAFMKEQGFEEVYHLEGGILKYLEEVPEQNTMWKGDCFVFDNRVAVDHKLQKSHYEACYACRLPITEEDKQTPEYEPGVSCPKCFGKHTDEQIARFREREKQVNLARERNEEHVGSEARKATKLRRQRKAAERRERRLAAGKSA, from the coding sequence ATGTCTAAATTCATTGTTTGCGCAATGTATAAATTTGTTGCGCTTGAAAACTATAAAGAAATGCGTCAGCCACTCATTGACGTGTTAGAAAGTCACAATATTAAAGGTACCTTGTTACTTGCTAGTGAAGGTATTAACGGAACTGTCTCTGGGACCCGTGAAGCAATTGACAGTCTAATTGCGTACCTCAACAGTGATCCCCGTATCAATCCAATTTCCTGTAAAGAGTCTCTAGATGACGTGCAGCCATTCTATCGTACCAAGGTGAAACTCAAAAAAGAGATTGTCACTATGGGAGTAGAAGGTATTGATCCAAAAAGAACTGTAGGCACATATGTGAAGCCTGCGGACTGGAATGCATTGATATCTGACCCTGAAGTCTTACTGATTGATACTCGTAATGATTACGAAATTGAAATTGGTACTTTCGAAAATGCAGTCAACCCTAAAACTGACTCTTTTCGGGAGTTTCCCCAGTATGTAGCAGATAATCTCGATCCTAAAAAGCATAAAAAAGTAGCGATGTTTTGCACGGGGGGAATTCGTTGTGAAAAATCCACTGCATTTATGAAGGAGCAGGGATTTGAAGAGGTGTATCACTTAGAAGGGGGGATTTTAAAATATTTGGAAGAAGTCCCTGAGCAAAATACTATGTGGAAAGGCGATTGTTTTGTATTTGATAACCGTGTTGCAGTTGATCATAAATTACAAAAAAGTCACTACGAAGCTTGTTATGCTTGTCGTCTACCCATAACTGAAGAAGATAAACAAACACCAGAATATGAACCAGGCGTGAGTTGTCCTAAATGTTTTGGTAAACACACAGATGAGCAGATTGCGCGTTTTCGTGAACGTGAAAAGCAGGTGAATTTAGCTAGAGAGCGCAACGAAGAACATGTGGGATCTGAAGCTCGAAAGGCGACAAAGTTGCGTCGACAACGTAAAGCGGCTGAGCGCAGAGAAAGACGTTTAGCTGCAGGTAAGTCAGCGTAG
- a CDS encoding CoA transferase subunit A, whose amino-acid sequence MSGFNKVVTSYEDALAGLKDGMTVIAGGFGLCGIPEGLIAQIKAMGTKDLTVVSNNCGVDGFGLGLLLEDKQIRKMVSSYVGENALFEKQLLDGELEVELTPQGTLAEKMRAGGAGIPAFYTATGYGTPVGEGKEVKEFNGRPYILEESITGDFAIVKAWKADIFGNCIYRHTAQNFNPMAATAGKITVVEVEEIVPPGAIPPSQIHTPGIYVNRVIQGKFEKRIERRVVAKTQGEI is encoded by the coding sequence ATGAGCGGATTTAATAAAGTTGTTACCAGCTATGAAGACGCATTAGCCGGCTTAAAAGACGGTATGACCGTGATTGCTGGCGGATTTGGTTTGTGTGGTATACCCGAAGGGCTAATCGCACAAATAAAAGCGATGGGAACCAAAGACTTAACTGTTGTTTCCAACAACTGTGGAGTAGACGGTTTTGGTCTTGGATTGTTGCTTGAAGACAAACAGATTAGAAAAATGGTTTCCTCTTATGTTGGAGAAAACGCCCTATTTGAAAAGCAATTATTAGACGGAGAGTTAGAAGTAGAATTGACTCCACAAGGGACGTTAGCTGAAAAGATGCGTGCCGGCGGAGCTGGAATCCCTGCATTTTATACTGCTACCGGCTACGGCACTCCCGTAGGTGAAGGCAAAGAAGTCAAAGAGTTTAATGGGCGTCCTTATATTTTAGAAGAATCTATCACCGGCGACTTTGCCATCGTCAAAGCCTGGAAGGCTGATATTTTTGGTAATTGCATCTATCGTCATACAGCTCAGAATTTTAACCCTATGGCAGCAACAGCGGGAAAGATTACGGTTGTTGAAGTGGAAGAAATCGTTCCACCCGGAGCAATTCCACCCAGCCAAATTCATACTCCCGGTATTTACGTAAACAGAGTAATCCAAGGCAAATTCGAAAAACGAATTGAACGCCGTGTAGTTGCTAAAACCCAAGGAGAAATCTAA
- a CDS encoding VC2046/SO_2500 family protein, whose amino-acid sequence MTAEISPQSKVAISDLEWSGTLNRALEQGDKFALLLAMLEDDYLQRPNVNGGADEPSHFPSSISKHYYPQTPLQAEQQDWSLARTTSELMAQNVSDAILWQRMHPQPLSIFNDAKRIEPEVKINCGYYTQQRFHAAHSANTIDVDETKLYDILNEMS is encoded by the coding sequence TTGACTGCTGAAATATCCCCACAATCTAAAGTGGCCATTTCTGACCTCGAATGGTCGGGAACCCTTAATCGTGCTCTAGAGCAAGGGGATAAATTCGCATTGTTATTGGCGATGTTGGAAGATGACTACCTGCAACGGCCTAATGTAAACGGTGGCGCTGATGAACCTAGCCATTTTCCCAGTAGCATTTCAAAACACTACTACCCACAAACTCCACTCCAAGCAGAGCAGCAAGACTGGTCATTAGCACGCACAACAAGTGAATTAATGGCGCAAAATGTGAGTGACGCTATCCTCTGGCAGCGAATGCATCCCCAACCATTATCCATATTCAATGATGCCAAACGAATTGAACCTGAAGTGAAAATTAATTGTGGTTATTATACCCAACAACGATTCCACGCTGCACACTCGGCCAACACAATAGATGTAGATGAAACCAAACTCTACGATATCTTAAATGAGATGAGTTAA
- a CDS encoding transposase — protein MPLARKRQINLSDTPYYHCVSRCVRRAFLCGEDELTGKSYEHRRQWVEDRLLFLTTVFAIEVCAYAVMSNHTHVVLHVNADKAKHWTDTEIAQRWHKLHKGTLLSQRLTSKEAPVFTDAEQITLQSTLSVYHNRLTDISWFMRELNEPIARQANQEDDCTGHFWEGRFKSQALLDEHALAACMVYVDLNPIRAKMATTPESSNHTSIKRRIHDFKKGYQPSTLMPFVGNPKPQGLMFDLVEYLKLVDLSGRSINPHKRGAIDMNESPILQRLGVDEHTWQDMFLTFETNFSVAAGQSDTLKRYKRKRRQKNSVG, from the coding sequence ATGCCACTGGCAAGGAAGCGACAAATCAATCTTTCAGATACCCCTTATTATCATTGTGTATCCCGATGTGTCCGGCGTGCCTTTTTGTGTGGTGAAGATGAACTGACAGGGAAAAGCTATGAGCATCGTCGCCAGTGGGTAGAAGACAGGTTATTGTTTTTGACCACCGTCTTTGCCATCGAAGTTTGTGCCTATGCAGTGATGAGCAATCACACCCATGTGGTGTTACATGTGAATGCTGACAAAGCTAAACATTGGACGGATACAGAGATTGCTCAGCGCTGGCACAAGCTTCACAAAGGAACCTTGCTCTCACAAAGGTTAACCTCAAAAGAAGCTCCCGTGTTCACAGACGCTGAACAAATCACACTCCAGTCAACCTTGTCCGTTTATCATAATCGCTTAACCGACATTAGCTGGTTTATGCGAGAATTGAATGAGCCGATTGCTCGACAAGCTAATCAAGAGGATGACTGTACCGGTCACTTTTGGGAAGGGCGATTCAAGTCACAAGCACTGTTAGATGAACATGCCTTAGCAGCCTGTATGGTGTACGTAGACTTAAACCCTATCCGGGCAAAAATGGCAACAACCCCAGAGTCTTCTAACCACACCAGTATTAAACGCCGTATTCATGATTTTAAGAAAGGTTATCAGCCCTCTACGTTAATGCCCTTTGTTGGCAACCCAAAACCGCAGGGGCTAATGTTCGATTTAGTCGAATATCTTAAGTTGGTTGACCTATCTGGTCGCAGTATTAATCCTCACAAACGAGGTGCAATTGATATGAATGAATCACCCATATTGCAACGTTTAGGGGTGGATGAACACACCTGGCAAGATATGTTTTTGACCTTTGAAACCAATTTTAGCGTGGCTGCAGGGCAATCAGACACCTTGAAACGCTATAAGCGAAAACGTCGGCAAAAGAATTCTGTAGGCTAA
- a CDS encoding LysR family transcriptional regulator, giving the protein MLSYKQLQCFITLAQSSTFAEAAEKVHLSQPALSTSIKKLETFLGGALFSRTTRKVQLSHEGREFVPMAKRLMHDWETAIADMQDLFAMQRGRLTIAAMPSFASSILPGVLKSFHQKWKDINLTIRDVVMEDVIDSVREGRAEIGFTFENEQLDGLDFYPLMNNKFVAVVASNHPLSSCADVTWQQLCEYPFVVLNRGSSVRKWIETFAQHNGIDLHIVAEANQLATLGECVKQDLGVSVVPGICQQQFSHNELVCLPIAGENLVRRIGMVKASRKSLSVPAETLWQLLVEK; this is encoded by the coding sequence ATGTTGTCTTATAAACAACTCCAGTGTTTTATAACATTAGCCCAATCTAGCACTTTTGCAGAAGCCGCAGAAAAAGTGCACCTTTCGCAACCTGCTTTATCAACCTCGATTAAAAAATTAGAAACATTTTTAGGGGGTGCGTTGTTTTCACGAACAACACGTAAAGTGCAATTAAGTCATGAAGGTCGCGAGTTTGTGCCTATGGCTAAGCGCTTAATGCATGATTGGGAAACGGCCATTGCAGATATGCAAGACCTCTTTGCTATGCAGCGGGGGCGACTAACTATTGCCGCGATGCCGTCTTTTGCAAGTAGCATTTTACCTGGGGTTTTGAAGTCATTTCACCAAAAGTGGAAAGATATTAATCTGACAATACGTGATGTAGTAATGGAAGATGTGATTGATTCGGTGCGAGAAGGTCGCGCCGAAATTGGATTTACCTTTGAAAATGAACAATTGGATGGTTTAGATTTTTATCCTTTGATGAATAACAAATTTGTCGCCGTTGTCGCCTCGAATCATCCTCTTTCAAGTTGTGCAGATGTGACTTGGCAGCAGTTGTGTGAATATCCGTTTGTTGTGTTGAACAGGGGATCATCTGTGCGTAAGTGGATTGAAACCTTTGCCCAACACAATGGAATCGATTTACATATTGTGGCTGAAGCGAATCAACTGGCGACTTTAGGCGAATGTGTTAAACAAGATCTTGGGGTATCAGTAGTGCCGGGAATTTGTCAGCAGCAATTTAGCCACAACGAACTTGTCTGTTTACCCATTGCAGGAGAAAACTTAGTGCGCCGAATCGGCATGGTTAAAGCGTCAAGAAAGTCCCTGTCGGTGCCTGCTGAAACGTTGTGGCAACTGCTGGTTGAAAAATAA
- a CDS encoding DEAD/DEAH box helicase translates to MQFNDFPLDHRILKALEIKGFQEVTEIQAKAIGQGLLGKDLLASSKTGSGKTLAFLIPALQRVLKQRALSRKDPRVLILAPTRELAKQVFMQLKWLIANQNIFATLILGGENFNDQVKALKRNPQFVVGTAGRVADHVKGKSLYLNGLELLILDEADRMLDLGFAEELKLIDRCADHRKRQTMMFSATLDSAELHYLTERMLNAPQRISVGDSREQHLDIEQQFYLADHLDHKISLLKKLLENTDNKQVIVFTATREDTEKLSLLLAADGIDSAALSASLTQSQRSNIMNAFSRGQHQVLVTTDVASRGLDLRKVEWVINFDLPKLADEYIHRIGRTGRAGSKGNAASLVGPKDWQSFITIKGILQQSISFSELEGLEGKFKGLKPLKQRALKGAPQKKAKKVAPQNAPKPQKRIRAQEGVDVGHIPMRKKARPVEPEDE, encoded by the coding sequence TTGCAATTTAATGACTTTCCCCTAGACCATCGAATTTTAAAAGCCCTAGAAATAAAAGGCTTTCAAGAAGTAACTGAAATTCAGGCGAAAGCCATTGGACAAGGCCTGCTTGGCAAAGATTTGCTAGCATCTTCTAAAACGGGTTCGGGGAAAACGCTCGCGTTTTTAATTCCTGCGCTACAACGGGTACTTAAACAACGAGCCCTGAGTCGAAAAGACCCAAGAGTGCTAATTTTAGCGCCGACAAGGGAATTGGCAAAACAAGTATTCATGCAGCTCAAATGGTTAATTGCCAATCAGAATATTTTTGCGACTCTCATTTTAGGTGGTGAAAATTTTAATGATCAAGTTAAGGCGCTAAAACGAAACCCGCAGTTTGTTGTAGGTACAGCTGGCAGAGTAGCTGATCATGTAAAAGGGAAAAGTCTATATTTGAATGGACTAGAGTTACTTATCCTTGATGAAGCAGATCGCATGTTAGATTTAGGTTTTGCGGAGGAATTAAAGTTAATTGACCGTTGTGCTGATCACCGCAAAAGACAGACAATGATGTTCTCTGCCACATTAGATTCAGCAGAATTACATTATCTAACCGAAAGAATGTTGAATGCGCCACAACGAATAAGTGTGGGTGACTCAAGAGAACAACACCTCGATATTGAACAGCAATTTTATTTGGCAGATCATTTAGATCATAAAATTTCATTGCTCAAAAAATTGCTGGAAAATACGGATAACAAACAAGTAATTGTTTTTACCGCAACCAGAGAAGACACTGAGAAACTGTCTCTATTATTAGCGGCAGATGGCATAGATAGCGCAGCTTTGAGCGCTAGTTTAACCCAGTCTCAACGAAGTAACATTATGAATGCCTTTAGTCGTGGTCAACATCAAGTATTGGTCACCACCGACGTAGCCTCACGAGGTTTAGATCTCCGAAAAGTCGAATGGGTAATCAATTTTGACTTGCCCAAATTGGCAGACGAGTACATACATCGCATTGGACGCACTGGACGAGCTGGTAGTAAAGGCAATGCAGCATCTCTTGTTGGTCCTAAAGATTGGCAGAGTTTTATTACCATCAAAGGAATTTTACAACAAAGTATTAGTTTCAGTGAGCTTGAGGGACTTGAAGGCAAATTCAAGGGACTTAAACCGCTTAAACAACGAGCTTTAAAAGGTGCGCCACAGAAAAAAGCCAAAAAAGTCGCGCCGCAAAATGCCCCTAAACCGCAAAAACGGATCCGCGCCCAAGAAGGGGTTGATGTGGGTCATATTCCCATGCGTAAGAAAGCTAGACCCGTAGAACCTGAAGATGAATAA
- a CDS encoding CoA transferase subunit B, translated as MALSRDQIAMRVAQEFQDGDYVNLGIGIPTLAANYVPEDIAVMLQSENGLLGMGPNPTEEQLDADMINAGKETVTAITGASIFNSAESFAMIRGGHVDFTVLGAFEVDTSGNIASWMIPGKLIKGMGGAMDLVAGAKNIIVTMTHADKYGNSKLLESCTLPLTGVNCINKIITDLAVVEVKDGAFHLLELAPGVSVDEVKQKTAGKLVVSNDVKEMTF; from the coding sequence ATGGCTTTATCTCGAGATCAAATAGCTATGCGCGTCGCTCAAGAATTTCAAGACGGAGATTACGTGAATCTTGGTATTGGTATTCCAACACTTGCAGCCAACTATGTGCCTGAAGATATTGCTGTAATGTTGCAATCTGAGAATGGTCTATTAGGAATGGGGCCAAATCCAACTGAAGAGCAATTAGATGCCGACATGATCAATGCAGGCAAAGAAACTGTAACCGCAATTACTGGAGCATCCATTTTCAATTCAGCTGAAAGTTTTGCGATGATCAGAGGCGGTCATGTAGATTTTACGGTATTAGGTGCATTTGAGGTAGATACCAGTGGCAACATTGCTTCTTGGATGATCCCTGGCAAGCTAATAAAAGGCATGGGGGGAGCAATGGATCTTGTAGCGGGAGCGAAAAACATCATCGTCACTATGACCCACGCAGATAAATACGGTAACTCAAAACTGTTGGAAAGCTGCACATTGCCGCTGACTGGAGTGAACTGTATTAATAAAATTATTACTGATTTAGCTGTGGTTGAAGTGAAAGACGGTGCTTTTCATTTATTAGAGCTCGCTCCAGGGGTTTCGGTTGATGAAGTTAAACAGAAAACAGCTGGAAAACTCGTTGTGAGTAACGATGTAAAAGAAATGACATTTTAG
- a CDS encoding EF-hand domain-containing protein — MTDKTPLDDSKIAEIRKEFDFFDHDKNGQIDLPEFIELLTILSPKTKASHVQEGFSLIDENNDGFIDFEEFLDWWQEAWWEY, encoded by the coding sequence ATGACCGACAAAACACCATTGGATGACAGCAAAATTGCTGAGATTCGCAAAGAGTTTGACTTTTTTGACCACGATAAAAATGGTCAAATTGATTTACCTGAGTTTATAGAGCTTTTAACCATCCTTTCGCCAAAAACAAAAGCGAGTCACGTTCAAGAAGGCTTCTCATTGATTGATGAGAACAATGATGGATTCATCGACTTCGAAGAATTTCTAGATTGGTGGCAAGAGGCTTGGTGGGAATATTAA
- the ybaK gene encoding Cys-tRNA(Pro) deacylase, producing MTPAINLAKKRKIQYTVHQYQHDSDTKSFGLEAAEKLGLAQQQVFKTLVVEFDGKELAVAILPVNTSLSMKLMAKALSAKKVNMADKADVERATGYVLGGVSPLGQKKRLKTIIDDSAQRFSTIYVSAGRRGLEIELAADDIITLLNAKYAEIRQQ from the coding sequence ATGACACCTGCAATTAATCTAGCCAAAAAACGTAAAATTCAATATACCGTCCATCAATATCAGCATGATTCAGACACTAAATCATTTGGCTTAGAGGCTGCAGAGAAGCTGGGATTAGCCCAACAACAAGTATTTAAAACCTTGGTTGTTGAATTTGATGGAAAGGAATTGGCAGTGGCCATTTTACCGGTTAATACTAGCCTGAGTATGAAGTTGATGGCAAAAGCGTTAAGTGCAAAAAAGGTAAACATGGCGGACAAAGCTGATGTGGAGCGAGCCACCGGTTACGTATTGGGTGGTGTCAGCCCTTTAGGTCAAAAGAAACGCTTAAAAACCATTATTGATGATAGTGCTCAAAGGTTTTCGACAATCTATGTCAGTGCAGGCCGTCGAGGCTTGGAAATTGAATTGGCTGCTGATGATATCATCACCTTACTCAATGCAAAATACGCAGAGATTAGGCAGCAGTAA
- a CDS encoding FMN-binding negative transcriptional regulator, whose protein sequence is MYVEKKFQLSDLDAMRSFIAQNSFGLIVSTDLNSTHLPFVCDVDENGKLCLFAHMAKANPHWKTIDNNRALVVFNGPHAYISPSWYATKPAVPTWNYVAVHCYGVVQLLDEDDTALRMRQLISHYEPSLLKDDSTMPEDYQQRLRQAVVGFKLEIDDIQGKEKLGQHRKHEDQLGVFSSLNNSADPVAKLLAEYMEERSLGNGET, encoded by the coding sequence ATGTATGTTGAGAAAAAATTTCAGTTATCAGACTTGGATGCGATGCGAAGTTTTATCGCACAAAATAGTTTTGGATTAATTGTATCTACTGATTTGAATTCTACCCATCTGCCATTTGTTTGTGATGTGGATGAAAATGGTAAACTATGTTTGTTTGCCCATATGGCCAAAGCCAACCCTCACTGGAAAACTATCGACAATAACCGAGCGCTTGTTGTCTTTAATGGGCCGCACGCTTACATTTCTCCTAGCTGGTATGCGACAAAACCCGCTGTCCCTACTTGGAATTATGTGGCTGTTCATTGTTATGGGGTGGTGCAGTTATTAGATGAAGATGATACTGCCTTAAGAATGCGCCAATTGATTTCTCACTATGAGCCTAGTTTGTTAAAAGATGACAGCACAATGCCTGAAGATTACCAGCAACGCCTTCGTCAGGCCGTGGTAGGTTTCAAACTGGAAATAGATGACATTCAGGGAAAAGAAAAACTTGGCCAACATCGTAAACATGAGGATCAACTCGGGGTCTTTTCGAGCTTAAATAATAGCGCGGATCCTGTTGCTAAGCTATTGGCTGAATACATGGAAGAACGCAGTCTGGGTAATGGTGAGACCTAA
- a CDS encoding lactoylglutathione lyase, translating into MQVEDIKVFIPSLDYQKSVSFYNQLGFTSEYVTDDLTLCKNGECEFFIQRFYNQQLAENLMLQICVSDIEEAYTLAKKSQYKTKLSEIQAESWAKVFYLWGPAGELLHITQLNH; encoded by the coding sequence ATGCAAGTTGAAGATATCAAAGTATTTATACCCAGTTTAGATTATCAAAAATCGGTCAGTTTTTATAATCAATTGGGATTTACCAGTGAATACGTTACAGATGATCTCACCTTGTGCAAAAATGGCGAATGTGAATTTTTCATACAGCGTTTTTATAATCAACAATTAGCCGAAAATTTGATGTTACAGATATGCGTATCTGATATTGAGGAAGCCTACACTTTAGCCAAAAAGTCACAATACAAAACCAAATTATCAGAGATTCAAGCCGAATCGTGGGCCAAGGTTTTTTATCTGTGGGGCCCCGCTGGAGAATTACTGCACATAACTCAACTGAATCATTAA